DNA from Orbaceae bacterium lpD01:
GAGTGAGTCCATATTGGGGGCGCCGCTGAATAACGCTTTAAAGCCGGCACGAAAATAGTGAAAATTGACCACAAATACCGGGAGTGTCAGCAAGAATTGTGTAAAAGCATAGGCTAAAGCATGGTCTGGCTGGGTAAAAAATGACGGTATAGGGAGTCCAACCATGTGTCCCATCGCCAGATAAAAGAGCGGAATGGTAAACAGTAATGAAATCGCTAAACGGTTTTTCATCTGTTTCAGCGCATCATGCATTGGATTACCGGAGGGATTGGACGCTGCAGAGGTAGGATTGCTGCGGTGAGGGGTGGCACCATAACCGGTTTTGTCTACCGCGTGAATGATATCTTGCGTCACAATGCGCTGCTCATCAAAGGTCACCGTCATACTATTTTTGAGTAGATTGACACTAGCCTGCGAGACACCATCAAGCTGAGAAACCACTTTTTCTATTCTTGCTTGGCAAGCCGAGCACGTCATTCCGGTAATATCAAACTGTTCTTTCTTCATGTCATAAGCCTTTGCTGATTATATTATTAAGTAATATATCGTGTTAGATAACAGGATATCAACGGCATTATTATATTTTTACTTTATCGCTTACAGTGAAAAATGTGTGCACTAAAGTTTTACTTTTTATTGTCAAATTTCCTGCGACATCACCCGTTTTAATCTGTCTTTATTATCCGGTGATTATCTCGAAAAGAAACGTCTTTTATCGATACATCTAATCTGTCTATCGCATTATCTTGCTGCTGTGGCGTCATTAAAAACAGATTAAAAACAAAAAATCATTAACCCAACCACATTAAAAAAACTATTTTATCTGCCGTCTTGGTGGCTGAGTTAAAATTTTGCTTAACCTGATTCGGGTTTGTTAATTGTTTGATTTATTTTAATTTATAACTTAATGATTGATCTTTGTACCTATTATCAATTGCCCAAGCTTTAATTTTGCCATCATGAGGGATTGTATGCCTAGACAAAGTCATTGTGTGCGGATTCATATCGCTATCTTAATGTTGTTTGCTATTGTGATTAATTATCTTGATAGAACTGTGATGTCGGCGGCTGCGCCGATGATATCAAGAGATCTACAGATCTCGCCGCAGGCCATGGGATGGATCATGTCCGCTTTTTTTCTCAGTTATGCATTATGTCAGATTCCGGCGGGTTTTATCGCTGACCGATTTGGGCAGCGAAAAACCTTAGCGGGTTCGGTGGGCTGGTGGTCGGTGGCGACTGGCGCGACAGCGCTGGCCACTTCGCCAGCCGGTTTTATTTTTGCTCGTATTTTTATGGGTATGGGAGAAGCGGCCGCTTATCCTTGTAATGGCGGCGTAACCGCAAAATGGTTTCCCGATAAAGAGCGTGGTCGGGTGACGGCCCTGTTTGATAGTGGCTCTCGTTTCGGTACCGCGTTTGCTATGCCTTTAGTTGTCTGGATTATTGCTTCGCTTGGCTGGCATGCGGCATTTTATATTTGTGGAGCGTTAGGCTTACTTTGGGTGGTATGGTGGCTAAAGGTTTATCATGATCCAGAGCAGCATCCCCGCATCACGCAGGCTGAATTAAAGTATATTCGCGATGGTCAGGCTAAAAAAGAGGGCATTGATAATATCCAACCGATGAAGTGGTATCAACTATTAAAATACCGTAACGTGATTGCCATGTGCCTGGGCTTTTTTATGTTGAACTATGCGGTCTATTTTTTTATTACTTGGTTTCCCAGTTATTTGATGACTGAACGCGGCTTAAGCCTGAAAGAGATGGGTTTTATGGCGATGTTACCGCCGTTATGTGGGATTTTGGGTCAGTGGTTTGGTGGTTGGTTTACCGATTTTGTCTATATTCGCACCCATAATCTCAGTCTGGCACGTAAGATCAATTTAGTCGGTGGCATGTTGATAGCCACCAGTATCTCTTTTGCCGGTTTAGTCGACTCTTTAGCGGTGATGATGTTGCTGCTGTGTATCTCCTATGTTGGTCTGGCCTTTGCCGGATCGGCTATCTGGTGCCTGCCTGGCGATATTGCGCCCAGAAATATGACCTCAGTTCTCGGTGGTATTCAAAATACCGTATCTAATTGTGGGGGAATCTTAGGGCCGATTGTCACGGGCTATATTATTGCGGCTAATGGCGGCTCATTTACTTATGCGCTGATTATCTCAGGTTCTGCATGTGGCGTGGGTGCGCTGGTCTATCTACTACTGTTAAAAGAGATTAAACCCATTATGCCAGAAACGCATTAACCGCCAATAAAGTCTATCTTGTCAGGCGTTTACTTTACCGATAAAACGATACGTGCTGTCGTTTTATCGATTTGGTTCGGTTTATCCGGCTGCCACTTTGTCCAGTGGCTGGCATGAAAAAACGGGCTGATCTGCTATTTTGTGAGCCATATCAGCGTCGATGAGATGAAAATATTATATAGTGTTTTAGCCTACTTATCACAATGACTTCGGCTTATGACGTTGATGCCGATATTGACGATGATAATCACAAAGCTGATCAAGGATGATATGAGTCGAAGCCAAATTTTACGCCAAAACACGATTAATCAATTTATCACGTGTATCAATAACCAGATTATTACGTTTCCGTTACCTTCGCTGTCTATTTTAGCGGACACCTTTAATATCAGTCGAACAACCGTTCGGGCGGTATTAAGCTATTTAATTGAACGCGGCGTATTAATCTATCAGCAGCAGCAATATTTCTTAATTCGTCAGCCCACTGAACAAGATAAAATTAACGGCGTCTTAGAAAAACGCGAGCGGCAAGATCAGCAGATCGAACACTATTTTTATGCCCTGATTAACAGTCGTCAGTTATTACCCGGCGATAAATTTAATGAAATAGAGATAGCGCGTGATGCCCGGGTAACGCCGCTGGTTGTACGCGAATTCCTATTGCGCTTTTTGCATTATGGGTTGATTGAAAATATCAGTAAAGGCGAGTGGCAACTGGTCATCTTTGGCCGGGATTATGCTGAAAAGCTCTATGAATTTCGCAGTGTACTGGAAATTTTTGCTTTACAATCCCTAATGAAGCAGCTGGATAACAAGATGATCTGGACTAAAGCGAAGGAGCTCTTACAGCATCATGAAAAATTGGCCCAGAATATTAGCCATGATTATAAACAGTTCTCCACACTCGATCGCGATTTTCATCGCTTAATCTTATCTGCCAATGATAATCCCTTCTTTGTACAATCTTTTGAGCTGATTTCGGTGATCTTTCATTTTCATTATCAATGGGATGAGCGCGATCTCAAAGAGCGTAACAGTATTGCAGTGAGCGAACATATTGCTGTACTTAAAGCGATTTTACAAAGACAGGAAGCCTTAGCCATTAAGGCGCTGTGTAAGCATCTCAACACGGCAAAATGTTCGATGCGGCGCGCTTTAGGCAGGATTGATGATAAGGCGATTCAAGCCTAAATCGGTTCATCTTTAAGCATTGCGGCTAGGCATAAAAAACAGATAAAAAACAGATAAATTTAATCTCAGGCACAAAATCAAGTCCCAATTGCGGCACGATTTTATCCATCGGTTATATTCACAGTGACCTACTTCATTCATTAGCTTAAAGAGAGTCGCTATGTATAAAGAATTAAATCGTACCAACTATCCCGGACCTGTCTACCCAGAGCGAATACTGCAATTTGGGGAAGGTAACTTTTTAAGAGCGTTTATCGATTGGATCATTGATCATCTGAATGAACAAATCGATTTTAATCATGGTGTGACGATTGTGCGGCCGATTGATAGCCAGCATCCCACACTCAATGAACAAGAGGGTTTGTATACGACAATCATTCGCGGTATTAATGAGCAGGGGCAAGCGGTGGCCAAGCCGCGCATCATCTACTCGGTGAATCGTGAAATCTCGGTGTATCAAGACTTCCAGCAGTATCTTAAGTGCGCTGAAAATCCGGCACTGACGTTTATCTTCTCCAATACCACCGAGGCCGGCATTGCTTTCAGTGATAAAGATAAATTGACTGACGCCCCGCCAGCGACCTTTCCGGCTAAATTGACGCTGTTTTTGTACCATCGCTTCCAGTTTTTTCAGGGCGCCAAGGATCGCGGTTTAATTATTGTGCCTTGTGAATTGATTGATTATAACGGCGAACAACTCAAAACGTATGTGATGCGTTATGCCGAGTTATGGCATTTAGAGCCGGCTTTTTGCGAGTGGTTAACGCAAGCCAATACCTTCTGTTCAACCTTAGTCGATCGGATTGTAACGGGTTATCCCAAAACCGAAGTGACGGCATTAACCGCCGAGTTAGGTTATCAGGATCAGTTTTTAGATACGGCTGAATACTTCTATCTGTTTGTGATACAGGGCCCGGCATGGCTGAAACAGACACTTAAACTCGATCAAGTGAATCTCAATATTAGGGTCGTTGACGATATAAAACCTTATAAAGAACGAAAAGTCGGCATTCTTAACGGCGCCCATACCGCATTGGTCCCCGTCGCATATCTGGCCGGTATTCGCACGGTGGGCGAGGCAATGGCTGATCCGGTTATTGCCGGGTTTGTGCAAAACTTACTCAATCAAGAGGTGATTCCGACCCTCGCTTTGGATAAACCGGCCCTTACCGCTTTTGCTGATGATGTCTTAAAACGGTTTAAAAATCCGTTTATTCGTCACGAGCTGATGGCGATTTCGCTCAATTCGTTAACTAAATTTAAAACCCGGTTACTGCCGCAGTTACTCACTTATAGCCAAAAATTTAAGCATCCACCGCGCTATATCTCGTTCGCTTTGGCGGCGTTAATCGCTTTTTATCGTGGTGAATATCAGGGGGAAGTGATTGCCTTACATGATGAAAAGCTGCTACTCGATAAATTTAAAACCTGGCAGCCGCTTTATGTGAGTGATGTGCATCAGTTAGTGGTCAATGTATTGGGGATGCAGTCACATTGGGAGTGCGATCTCAATCAGGTCAGCGGATTGACTGAGCTAGTTACAGCACACTTACAGCGTATTTTAACCCAAGAGATAAAATCAGTGATTCCACAGCAGGAGTGAGGATAAAGATGATGAGCATGATGAAATATATGGTGATTCCAGAGCCGGGTAAAGTGATGATAAAGGAGATGGAAAAACCGGTTTTAAAGCCGGGTGAAGCGATCTTAAAAATTCTTTATGGCGGCATTTGTGGTTCCGATTTAGGCACCTATAAAGGTACTTTTTTATACGCCAGCTATCCGCGAATTCCGGGACATGAGTTTTCCGCCGAGGTGGTTGACGTGGGTGAAAATAGCTTGGGTATTGAAAAAGGCATGATTGTCACGGCCAATCCGTACTTCAACTGTGGCCAGTGTTATTCGTGCCGACGTGGTTTTGTCAACTGCTGCACCAGTAATCAAACACTGGGTGCGCAGCGTGACGGTATTTTTAGACAATACTTCAGTATGCCGCTTGAGCGTATTTATCCCGGGCAGGGGCTCGATGCTTTGACGCTGTCGATGATTGAGCCGTTCTGTATTAGTTATCATGCCACGGAACGTACGTCAGTCAAAGCCGGTGATCGGGTGCTGGTTGTCGGTGCCGGGCCGATTGGGCTGTTTGCGCTGATGGCAGCCAAACTCAAAGGTGCCACAGTGTATGTCAGCGATATGATGGAGAATCGTTTAACGAAGGCGCTGGAAATGGGCGCTGACGGCATCATTCGAACCAATAAAGAGGATTTTGCTGCCCGCGTTAAAGAGATTACCCAAGGCGATGGTTTTGATGTCTGTATTGAGTGTGTCGGTTTACCGCAGACCTTTCAAAACTGTATTGATGCGGCGGCTTTTCGCGGGCGCGTTGGGCTGGTTGGCGTGAGTAAACAGAAACATGACTTTGCCTTTACCCAAATCCAGACCAAGGAGCTCGATGTATTTGGTTCGCGCAATGCACTGAAAAAGGATTTTATCGACCTCATTGCGCTGGTGAAAACCGGTCAATGTCAGGTGAAGCAAATTATCACCGATGTCTATGAACTCGATGAGGCAGAAAAAGCCTTTGCTGATTTGGCGCATGATCCACAAAGCCGCTTAAAATCGGTGATAAAAATTGGCTAAGCAGGTATCAGCATCGGTTGCAGCGCGGGATGATAACCTATGCTCATGCCGCTTTCGCGTAGCCGCTTGTCTCATTGGCTGTTACACAACATCGGCTTTTTAAGGGATAGCGATGAAAAATTTTATTCAAATCAATCCGAATGATAATGTGTTGAT
Protein-coding regions in this window:
- a CDS encoding MFS transporter, which gives rise to MPRQSHCVRIHIAILMLFAIVINYLDRTVMSAAAPMISRDLQISPQAMGWIMSAFFLSYALCQIPAGFIADRFGQRKTLAGSVGWWSVATGATALATSPAGFIFARIFMGMGEAAAYPCNGGVTAKWFPDKERGRVTALFDSGSRFGTAFAMPLVVWIIASLGWHAAFYICGALGLLWVVWWLKVYHDPEQHPRITQAELKYIRDGQAKKEGIDNIQPMKWYQLLKYRNVIAMCLGFFMLNYAVYFFITWFPSYLMTERGLSLKEMGFMAMLPPLCGILGQWFGGWFTDFVYIRTHNLSLARKINLVGGMLIATSISFAGLVDSLAVMMLLLCISYVGLAFAGSAIWCLPGDIAPRNMTSVLGGIQNTVSNCGGILGPIVTGYIIAANGGSFTYALIISGSACGVGALVYLLLLKEIKPIMPETH
- a CDS encoding zinc-binding alcohol dehydrogenase family protein, encoding MMKYMVIPEPGKVMIKEMEKPVLKPGEAILKILYGGICGSDLGTYKGTFLYASYPRIPGHEFSAEVVDVGENSLGIEKGMIVTANPYFNCGQCYSCRRGFVNCCTSNQTLGAQRDGIFRQYFSMPLERIYPGQGLDALTLSMIEPFCISYHATERTSVKAGDRVLVVGAGPIGLFALMAAKLKGATVYVSDMMENRLTKALEMGADGIIRTNKEDFAARVKEITQGDGFDVCIECVGLPQTFQNCIDAAAFRGRVGLVGVSKQKHDFAFTQIQTKELDVFGSRNALKKDFIDLIALVKTGQCQVKQIITDVYELDEAEKAFADLAHDPQSRLKSVIKIG
- a CDS encoding GntR family transcriptional regulator, encoding MSRSQILRQNTINQFITCINNQIITFPLPSLSILADTFNISRTTVRAVLSYLIERGVLIYQQQQYFLIRQPTEQDKINGVLEKRERQDQQIEHYFYALINSRQLLPGDKFNEIEIARDARVTPLVVREFLLRFLHYGLIENISKGEWQLVIFGRDYAEKLYEFRSVLEIFALQSLMKQLDNKMIWTKAKELLQHHEKLAQNISHDYKQFSTLDRDFHRLILSANDNPFFVQSFELISVIFHFHYQWDERDLKERNSIAVSEHIAVLKAILQRQEALAIKALCKHLNTAKCSMRRALGRIDDKAIQA
- a CDS encoding tagaturonate reductase, which codes for MYKELNRTNYPGPVYPERILQFGEGNFLRAFIDWIIDHLNEQIDFNHGVTIVRPIDSQHPTLNEQEGLYTTIIRGINEQGQAVAKPRIIYSVNREISVYQDFQQYLKCAENPALTFIFSNTTEAGIAFSDKDKLTDAPPATFPAKLTLFLYHRFQFFQGAKDRGLIIVPCELIDYNGEQLKTYVMRYAELWHLEPAFCEWLTQANTFCSTLVDRIVTGYPKTEVTALTAELGYQDQFLDTAEYFYLFVIQGPAWLKQTLKLDQVNLNIRVVDDIKPYKERKVGILNGAHTALVPVAYLAGIRTVGEAMADPVIAGFVQNLLNQEVIPTLALDKPALTAFADDVLKRFKNPFIRHELMAISLNSLTKFKTRLLPQLLTYSQKFKHPPRYISFALAALIAFYRGEYQGEVIALHDEKLLLDKFKTWQPLYVSDVHQLVVNVLGMQSHWECDLNQVSGLTELVTAHLQRILTQEIKSVIPQQE